A part of Ammospiza caudacuta isolate bAmmCau1 chromosome 5, bAmmCau1.pri, whole genome shotgun sequence genomic DNA contains:
- the NDUFB2 gene encoding NADH dehydrogenase [ubiquinone] 1 beta subcomplex subunit 2, mitochondrial produces the protein MVVAALGRAAGRLLRTGAAVPGRRRAGGGVHIPPRYRQFPELTRAQVIRGEALTGFMWFWILWQFWHNSDMVLGHFPYPDASAWTDEELGIPPDDEE, from the exons ATGGTGGTGGCGGCGCTGGGCCGAgcggcggggcggctgctgcgGACCGGGGCCGCCGTGCCCGGGCGGCGGCG CGCGGGCGGCGGGGTGCACATCCCGCCGCGGTACCGGCAGTTCCCGGAGCTGACGCGGGCGCAGGTGATCCGAGGCGAGGCGCTCACCGGCTTCATGTGGTTCTGGATCCTCTGGCAGTTCTGGCACAACTCGGACATGGTGCTG GGACACTTCCCGTATCCCGACGCTTCGGCCTGGACGGACGAGGAGCTCGGCATCCCCCCGGACGATGAGGAATAG